One genomic segment of Deltaproteobacteria bacterium includes these proteins:
- a CDS encoding ABC transporter ATP-binding protein, giving the protein MSEVLLKATNMTMQFGGLRAVDSFNLTLRSGELVGLIGPNGAGKTTCFNCLTSVYTPTSGSVEIRGIDTKGMKPWQISKLGMTRTFQNIRLFKDLTVLDNVIVAGLQHTRHTLFDSILRSPRHYIEEARLKERALELLAIFNLQDKAELVSGSLPYGEQRRLEIVRALATEPRTILLDEPAAGMNNKETEDLMNTIAKIRKDFRLTVLLIEHDMKLVMGICERILVLDHGTLIAEGSPAEIKSDPKVIAAYLGTEETV; this is encoded by the coding sequence ATGAGTGAAGTGCTTCTAAAAGCTACGAACATGACCATGCAATTCGGCGGCCTCCGTGCAGTTGACTCCTTTAATTTGACCCTACGGTCAGGAGAACTTGTTGGTCTCATCGGGCCCAATGGTGCAGGAAAAACCACCTGTTTTAACTGTCTAACAAGCGTTTACACGCCAACCAGCGGATCTGTGGAGATTCGCGGTATCGATACTAAAGGCATGAAGCCTTGGCAAATTTCGAAACTCGGAATGACCAGGACATTTCAAAATATTCGGCTGTTTAAAGACCTTACCGTTTTGGACAATGTCATTGTCGCAGGCCTACAACATACACGGCACACCTTGTTCGACTCGATCCTACGGTCACCACGTCATTACATCGAGGAGGCACGGCTAAAAGAGCGTGCACTTGAATTGTTGGCAATATTCAATCTTCAAGACAAAGCTGAGTTGGTTTCAGGCAGTCTTCCGTATGGCGAACAGAGGCGCCTTGAAATCGTTCGTGCATTAGCAACAGAGCCGCGCACGATATTGTTGGACGAACCGGCAGCCGGAATGAACAACAAGGAAACCGAAGATCTAATGAACACGATTGCAAAAATTCGTAAAGATTTCCGCCTAACCGTATTGTTAATCGAGCACGATATGAAACTGGTCATGGGGATATGCGAAAGAATTCTTGTCCTCGATCACGGCACTCTGATTGCTGAGGGCAGCCCGGCTGAAATCAAATCCGACCCCAAGGTCATCGCTGCCTACCTCGGAACCGAGGAAACGGTATGA
- a CDS encoding branched-chain amino acid ABC transporter permease, with translation MVLQDRQARSEAIKSIGAPIFAAVLLIGVGYGLDATSNPYTQFVMLLILTNVVLATSLNLVNGFTGQFSLGHAGFMAVGAYTSAWLVTRPELAVLPDYLRFLLLPIAAGLLAAVAGYIVGLPSLRLRGDYLAIVTLGFGEIIRVILLNSDAVGGARGMYGIPSTAAVPSLGMSEFVAQFSVASIWTVVTFVTLWRIVHSSKGRAFLSVREDEIAAEAMGINITQTKVRAFVISAFFAGVGGALFAHSVKYLNPATFTFTKSVDIIIMIVLGGMGSFSGSVIAAAIITVLPEMVLRELQQITGVDLRMVIYSLMLILFMILRPAGILGTREATDIFKSFRSKSKAT, from the coding sequence ATGGTGCTGCAAGACCGCCAGGCCCGATCAGAAGCCATTAAATCTATTGGGGCACCAATCTTTGCTGCCGTCCTGTTGATCGGCGTCGGGTACGGACTCGATGCCACATCAAATCCCTATACGCAGTTTGTAATGTTACTAATTTTGACAAATGTTGTACTCGCGACTTCACTCAATCTCGTCAACGGCTTCACCGGTCAGTTTTCCCTTGGTCATGCCGGATTCATGGCGGTCGGTGCCTATACTTCGGCGTGGCTAGTTACTCGTCCTGAACTCGCTGTTTTGCCTGACTATCTGCGATTTCTGCTTCTGCCAATTGCTGCCGGACTTTTAGCAGCCGTCGCGGGCTATATCGTCGGCCTTCCATCGCTCAGACTTCGCGGCGACTACCTCGCTATCGTGACGTTGGGATTTGGCGAAATCATCCGGGTTATTTTGCTAAACTCTGATGCGGTCGGCGGTGCGCGCGGAATGTACGGAATTCCTTCAACCGCAGCCGTACCAAGTCTTGGAATGTCAGAGTTTGTTGCGCAGTTTTCGGTCGCATCTATTTGGACAGTTGTTACGTTCGTCACTCTTTGGAGAATCGTCCACAGCTCAAAAGGTCGCGCTTTCTTAAGTGTACGAGAAGATGAAATCGCTGCGGAAGCCATGGGAATTAACATCACACAGACAAAGGTTCGTGCGTTTGTGATCTCCGCATTTTTCGCCGGAGTTGGGGGCGCATTGTTTGCGCATTCAGTGAAGTATTTGAATCCCGCAACTTTTACGTTCACGAAGTCCGTAGATATAATAATCATGATCGTATTGGGTGGAATGGGAAGCTTTTCTGGCTCGGTGATCGCCGCGGCAATTATCACTGTTTTACCAGAAATGGTTTTACGAGAACTACAGCAAATCACAGGTGTTGATCTGCGAATGGTCATCTATTCGTTGATGCTTATTTTATTCATGATACTTCGCCCAGCAGGAATTCTCGGCACGCGCGAAGCGACTGATATATTTAAATCATTTCGTTCCAAGTCGAAAGCTACGTAG